In Miscanthus floridulus cultivar M001 chromosome 8, ASM1932011v1, whole genome shotgun sequence, the sequence TGGGAGGACCACGAGGAGCTCTACAATTCGAAGACCGCGGCAGGGTCAAGTCACTACAGGAaactggctctttgccgactgcaattttctttgccaactgtttttttttgacactcggcaaagaggtccctttgccaactggaatttcctgcagtcggcaaagcaggatttgccgactgcctggctttgccgactgccaggcagttggcaaagaattgcagtcggcaaaggcaggccatggttgacgccatccacaccgtcacctttgccgactgccactccgtcagcagtcggcaaaggcgcaggctttgccaactgccatcctccctagcagtcggcaaagaatttttattttttttgattttcgatcccagttttttgtgttgccttgatacagtaagtacatgatatattccaagtttgggatcattttgatttattttgctatattccgtagattttttctgtttctttgattttttccggcagctccagatttgaactgcaggtacatgaaataatggaatccggccattcagaaaatgatattcatgatgtttggagcatgttgaggccgtgtgcggggcctcgcgtgaaatttcgaccgtgttggtgtcggaacatgccgagccacgcgcgtgaaaagtgtttttaaattttataaaatcggaacggagtccgaaaatgacgaaacttgacgacgtgtcttgtcatcgcatgcggaggctgtggtaaaaatttgagaaagtttcgagcaagtggcgacgtcgggtggctaaAACCTGGACATCTCCACAAGTTAGATGTCCAGGTTttagccacccgacgtcgccacttgctcgaaactttctcaaatttttaccacagcctccgcatgcgatgacaagacacgtcgtcaagtttcgtcattttcggactccgtttcgattttataaaatttaaaaacacttttcacgcgcgtggctcggcgtgttccgacaccaacacggtcgaaatttcacgcgaggccccgcacacggcctcaacatactccaaacatcatgaatatcattttctgaatcgccggattccattatttcatgtacctgcagttcaaatctggagctgccagaaaaaatcaaagaaacagaaaaaatcaatggaatatagcaaaataaatcaaaatgaccccaaacttggaatatatcatgtacttactgtagcaaggcaacacaaaaaaactgggatcgaaaatcgaaaaaaaaaaattaattctttgccgactgccatcagtggcagttggcaaagagcctttgccgactgccagggaggatggcagtcggcaaagaatttctgagaaaaaaatcaaaaataacctttgccgactgccagggagcagagcagtcggcaaagtatttttaaaaaaattaaaaaaaaataattttttgaaaaaaaaaataatagaCCTTTGCCAACTGCGTCACatgctggcagtcggcaaagggaaaaaaataaaaataaaaaagaaaaacgtcGCCTTATCCGCTcggcccgccctcccctccccaaAATCCCACCCGCCTGCCCCAAATAACccgctcgcccgccgccgccacccaggccgcccccgccgtcgacgccgtcgcccggccggccgccggcgcatCCCCCCCCcgcgccctccccctcccccgcgcccctcccctccctctctcccgcgCCGGCGGATCCCCTCCACCTCCTCCCCCGGCCGCGCGCGCCCTCCCCGGCGGCCGCGCGCCCCCTCCCAGGCGGCGCGGTGCCCTCCCCGCGCGGCGCAGCCCTCcccggcgcccccccccccccacgctgGTCCCTCCTCGGCGGCGCGGCCATCCCCGGCGGCGCCCCCCCTCCCCCCGCGCTCCCCCCCCCCCGCGCTGGGCCACCCCCGCGgcgcgtccccccccccccccgcgctggCCCCCCCGCGCTGGGCCCCTCCCGGCGCCGGCCGCCCCGCCCAGGCCCCTCACCGGCGCTGCCCCGCCCGATCCGGCCCTGGCCAGGCGCGCCGCCGCGTGCAGCTCCGGCGTCGGCCCCGCAGCGGCCGCGGCCTCGCCCCGACCCGCCCCGGCGCCGTCGCTGCCCCGCCCCGATCCGGCGTGCCCCGCTCCGtccgccgtccgccgtccgcgcgccgtccgccgtccgcgcGCCGTTTCGCCGTCCGCTGGCCCTGCGTCGCCGTCCTCGCCGCGCCGTCCTCGCCTCGCCGTCCTCACCTCGCCGCGCCGTCCTCACCTCGCCGCGCCGTCCCCGCCTCGCCATCCTCGCGCGCGCCTCTGCTCCACGCGCCGGTGACGCCGTCCGTGACGACGAggtagtagtactactagtagtagtagtttactTTGTTAATACCTgcttatattcttctgcatggattggaaatacatttgtggttgtcggccatcgtgcctgacatgtatatgtgtttgtcggccatcgtgccatcttttcttgcaggtttggtaaccttcccgtacaggggaggtgctgccgaaatttttcgttctcactaattgtttttctttttcaggaGGGCTCCCATTGGAGGCTAGCCGGAGGAGCACGACTcggcactgccccgctagcctttctTCACCGGCACCTGCGGTATGACCCCTCTTTCCGCCACATGTAGTCATAGGTCGCgttacccagttaggcgtctcccgtccgaaacggATACGGTTGGAAGCATGCGTTCTTCGCATATGTATAACTGTAtccgtttcggattgtccacgttatttggacagcccgaggatgcgcaGACGAGGTTAGCTCCCATGTTCCGCTCCCGTCCGAGTCAGAGTTTCGGCaggacctccccgttgttctctggatacacactctccccgtcgggacgtgtattgggagaacagcggggaggtgctgccgaaattccgtctcggacgggagcggagcatggaagctaacctcgtctgcgcatgctcgggtgggattaggacctatccttcacctattagatggtaggagcgcgttgtagatgcacttgctggttttatcacatgttaacattgcCGCATGACAGAGCATgggtgaccgtgagtggatgtactcgggcTTCGCAAGTAAGAGCCACAAATGGATCAGGGGGACGACTAAgttcctggagcatgcatttggcccagctgctaaagggtcgattcggatgccgtgtccctgtagcgagtgcaggaacaagaagaagaaagtaaaggCTCAGGTGTTGAGAGATCTGTTCAAGCACGGGTTCGTTCCAAACTATACCCGTTGGCGCCACCATGGTGAATACCATCCTATTAGGGACGAGGTGGTGCGACCCGTCCTCGAGGAGTATGATGGCGATGCCGGGATGGCAGACTTCCACGAAGCACGGTTTGGCGAAGGAATGGATGTGGAGGAAGATCCGGAGGAAACCACGAAGgccttctacgacatgatggagtcggcacagaagccccttcacgagaagacaaagcttacacAACTGGATGCCGTCTCACGCCTAATAGGGTTGAAGTCACAGCTGGGCATTAGTCGAGACGGCTTCGATCTCGTGTTGAGCATTGTTGGGGGACTGCTTCCGGCAGATCATGTCCTGCCGACGAACACCTACGCTACACAGaagctccttcgtgcacttaagatgccgtatgaggggatccatgcttgtccgaaggggtgcgtcctgttCAGGGGAGACCTCGAGGAAGCAAAAACCTGTCCAAAGTGCGATGCCTCTAGGTTCGTGTTGGTAGAAGGCTCTGATGGCAGCATGAAACAGTCTAAGGTCCCCGAGAAGGTCgtacggcaccttcctttcctaccgaggcTGCAACGGCTGTATATGacggaggagtccgcgaaacagatgacgtggcacaagaatggcaaaagataccatcctgacaagatggtacacccggcGGACGGTGATGCATGGAAGCACTTCGATAACATGAATCCTGTCAAGGCTatggaggctcggaatgtacgcgtagcgctggcaacagatgggttcaacccgtttggaatgatggcggccccgtacacttgcTGGCCCATGTttgtgatccccctcaatctcccccccggcgtCATGTTTGAACCTAAGAACGTGCTCTTGACGCTGATAATACCTGGACACCCGAGcgacaatatgggtgtgttcatacaGCCGGTGTgggatgaattggaacttgcttgGGAAGAGGGGGTACTCACGTACGACCGGGCTACGAAGAGGAACTTcagaatgcatgtgtggtaccagtattcaatgcatgacttcctggcgtatggcttattcagcgggtggtgtgttcacaggaagttccctTGCCCGACATGCAAGGCAGATGTGATGTTCACCTGGCTGGCCAAGGGCGGCAAGTTTTCTTCTTTCGACAAGCATCGCCAATTCCTGCCTGAGAACCATGAATTCAGGCTAGATGTAAAGCACTTCACGAAAGGCGTTCAAGTCACCGGCCCCATTCCGCAGGTTAAGAGCCCTGCCGCCATCCTTGCCGACATACAGGCTCTCGAACCTGAGGAAACAGGTGGGTTTAAGGGATATGCTCGggaccacatgtggactcatatatcgggcttgactaggctcccctacttcaaggaccttcttcttccacacaacatcgatgtaatgcacaTAGAAAAGAATGTGGCCGAGGCactctgggcaacactcatggacgttGGCAAAAAGTCGAAGGACAACGTCAAGGCTAGACTGGACCTGGAGATGATCTGTGATAGACCAAACCTGGTGATGAAGACCCCTGCGCCCAGCAGGAAATGGAAAAGGGGGCCGGCCGATTACATCCTGAAAAGGGCAGATAGGAAGGAAGTTCTGCAGTGGATCAAGACGTTAAAGTTCCCCgatgggtatgcggcgaatctgagCAGGGGTGTGAACTTGCAGACTAtgaaagtcttagggatgaagagccatgacttccacatatggattgagcggatccttcctgcgatgacccggggatacctcccagagcatgtgtggcgcgtcctggcagagttgagcttcttcTTCCTGGCCTTGTCAACGTCAACGGCGAGATGAAGGTGCCCACCAAGTGgtcccacttctacctcatcgAGGAGGGTGGCGAGACCATCGCGGCAAAGATAAAGAGGGAGTTTTGGGTGAGTCTTTCATCGCACTGCATTGCTAAATAGTACGCATTCGTCGGACTTCTTGCAAAAAGGAAATGCTACATGATgtgtctgtgtgcaggacttcttcacgtgcGAGGAGGGTAAAGCGGCCCAGGCGGCGCGAGTGCAGGAGGCGGTCTGCAAAGATCGTCTCAAGGACCTGTACCATGAGGCGCGCATACAGGCCATCCGCGACTTCCACGCCAACGTGCTTGGAGAGAACATCAAGAAGCCCCAAATCCGCCAGAGAATGAACTCGAGGGAGGCAGACCTCACCCAAGCGCAATACGAGCAGGTAATTAAGTATGACAACATTCGTTCAGATTCCTTCAGTGAAACATTACACTAATCTTCTcgcatgtcaaatacttgatgtcatgCAGGTGTGTCCGTCGTGGTGCGACAACCACAGGGAATGCTGGACGGAGATTGTGCGCATGTGGCGCACGGATGAGGCGTACGCGAGGCGCGCCGACCGTCAGGGCCGCCGCGCGCAGATGCAAGGGGTGTCACACCACCAAGGGAATCAGCCCCTCCCCCAGTTCGCGACAAGATGGGTATGCGTCCGTTCATGTCTTAATCCTTGCGCTCAATTGTCAAtacttgtaaccatgtttgtgttttcaatgcAGACGTAGACGCACGGTGGGCAGGAAATCAACGAGTACACCGTGTACCTCCTCtctcacaagggcaaggcgacggatccgaacaacgtctacaacccggaggacgggcccgatgcgtacaccaaccccaccgcctacgagaaggccaccgagtacaccgtcgcggctcgccagcgctacggggagacgttcgacccaaccgccgagcccctggacacagacctcctacagaggttgggaccagggaagcagcacggccgctaCTACATGGCCCACAACGCCCTCGACCCGTCCCAGGTTCCTACGCTGACCCAGGTTCGATCCACGCCCACGAGCTCCAGCGACATCCCCGTAGCGCCCCGGCGGCAGTCAGCGTCACAGGTAAGTGCCGTTTCGTTCGTCGTTCACTCGTTTCGCACCTGTACATACAATCAACACTGCGGatgtaatattgcaggcccagatggaggccaagatggaggagaggatcgccacgttgcacacgcagatgatggcgcaacagatggcttactagcaaagcctgcagcagcactacaacactcagatgcagaacatggccagcttcttccagtccatgcagacgcccggggcgtctacaccgcctcctcttccaatgttcgctccaccgcctcctcctccagagttttTTCCTATGCCTGCTCCTGTCGCTCCTGGAGGGACCCCGGTGAGTATATTGACTCTTGCTTTAACTTGTGCGTCCATGCTGCAGATACTAATGACATCACTTGGCGTTTAACTTGTGCAGgtacagtcggcgggttcgaacccatCTCCTGGAGGTCCCAGCCATCAGATGATGTCGTATCCACCACCTGCACcctatccaccgtatccacctccgcgtggccctcctccgacgtactcgtggccgccggtgcgcggagggtggcagtacgcgcaggcgcctcagtttggtccaagggggtttccgtgggcaaaccctgggggctctgggggcggagcggacgacgagaccggggacggcgcgacgagctaggtacttgtcgattctgttatcatgtatccaccgtatcgtcgaagttgttgtcatgtatttcttttcttcgttatggacctagacttgttatgttgaacttcgtgtgatggacgtcgacttgtggtgttcgacgtgttggacttcatgtgatggttgtaatgcacttgtgtggttgttattgtgacatatatgtgagatatatgtgatgttgtgcgttattgtgatatatgtggtgatgttggcgacaaatgtgatgaaattgtgatataaatggtgctaccggtgcttctggtgaaattggattataatttgtgattttgcagggttttgatgcgagaaaacaggaaacaaaagcaaaaaaaaaattccagctttgccgactgtttacagtcggcaaagctgggcaaaaaaaccccaggacagagtctttgccgactgcaattggaggcagtcggcaaagaggtcaaatctttgccgactgcaactccgaaagcagtcggcaaagaacatttcaaaaaaaaatattttctttctttgccgactgccgagctggcggccagtcggcaaacaatttttgaaaaaaaaattctttgccgactgccgaggaaccagcagtcggcaaagcctgccgtcagggctgacggcgccacgtggctatgccgactgctggcgtggcagttggcaaaggatttgccgactgtgtgccacgtggtagtcggcaaatccgcctttgccgacccaggctttgccgactgctctttgccgactgccacgtggctttgcggtcggcaaagcctttgccgactgggtttatgcctttgccgaccggggcaagcagtcggcaaagaggcgtttTCCTGTAGTGAGTCAGGGGACTGAAAGCTCCCTACACAACCCCGTCTGGTATGGACCGTGCCATCCGGCTCCTCCCGATCACACGCACCTTCGATTTGCATTCACTTTGGCCGATTGAGCCGGTCTAGAGGTCTAGGGCACCTGAAATTGCTTGGATTCGGATGTGAAATGATTCAGTTGATAGTTGTTTGGAAGATTGCAGCCCAATGCCCCAAAAAAGTTTGAATGCCACAGTGCCACACCACTTTTTCAATAGTTTTGGTTATCTTTGGGGCTTAGGGATTTGCGAAATTTATTAATCATCTTAACATCTATATGTATATTTAGTCTCAACTCTCACGATGGAACCGACGCAGCCCAGGTTTACTCTTGAAAGAAAATGATCCGGCAGTTAAGGCCATTAGTTTTTTCAATACATGGTTAGGAATCAACATCCATTGCAAAACAAGAATTGTTCAATGGCAGTGCCATACTACACAAACGTGGTAGGGGGAATCTGGATGACGAATTTATTCTGCTATCTCAGCTTAACCATTGTAGCTGTGATCTGGCATGCTTCTTGTATGCAGGGCAAGATCCACTAAATAAGGATATGAAAACAAAGCAATCCATACTGAATGCACAAAATCACATCAACAAACATGAATTGGATCAAAACTGTGTCCTTTTTTCCTTTCTGAATTTTTCTGTACATTTATACTCTATACATCTTAGAAAACTGCATCGAGATTAGCTAATCCTCAAAAACGCGGATGCCAATCACAGGATGTCAAAAGCAACAAGGAGTATCTATGAGCTCAGGATGTTTAGGAGAGAAACCCTGCTCTGGACCAATATCGTGTCCTGCTCCGCTCTCAAGATCTCCAATGCTGCACTCTAACTCCTGTAGTTGGTCCTCCTCGCAAACAACTGCTTTTCTCTTGGAAAATGCCTTCGAGACAAGTGACTGCTTGGGCACTTCAATTTGCTTTGACAGGAGCTGCACCGTGGACTCAAGTAGAGAGATGGCAATCTCCCTGGCCTTGGTCAGTGGCCTGATCATTGCACAGTCTGTCTTGTCAGAAGTGGCCTTCTTGCTTGCCTTCTTGAAAGACTGTTTAGCCTTCTTCACCAAGCGGCTGTAAGACTGGATCTTGGCTTGAACGGTTGCACCATCTCCTTTTCTTAGAGCCACTTGCTGCTCTTGGATAATAGCCTTCAACTCAACAAAGATCTCTTGCATGGTgttggagagatccagcagctcGAGAGAAGACTCAATTTCTCCATCAAGCATTTTCGTTTGCTCGGAAGAGCAAACTTGGTTGCTTGGCAAGTGAGTCATCTCCTCAACACTATTGTAGATGTCTCCAAGCCTCCTCAAACCGTCACACATCGTGACAATACATGTGGATGGTGAGGAGATGATCGCCTCTAGAATAGACAACTCTTGTTGCACTGCAGCTTCGCTGGACTGACGCCTAGACGGCAAGCTTATCGACCTAAGATGGCAAGCCATATCGATCTGTAGTCTGTGGCTGAAACTTTTTGCGTATTGAAATGAGGTGGAAGAAATGAGAAGGTAAAATTTTTGCCTGATGATTCAAGTCTCAGCCTAGACCTATTTATAGAGAGAGGGTATGAGGCAACATCTTTTGAATGGTAGACAAAGAGAATCCTGCCATTTCATCTCCTCAATGTTGTCTATCAAGGTTTGAGATCTGGCAGCAGCATAAGGAATCTGTTGCCTTCATCACGCCGCGTGTGTTTACCAATTTTTTAGTGCGCCAGCTATTCTCCCAGTGATCTATCACATTGTCATGCTCCAACTATTGGCAACACGAATCAACAGGTTAGTTACTCTACTGGCCAATCTTGACCCAATTGCATGCTCCAAAGATTAGTTTAGTGATCACTAACCAAGTATTATTGGTGAAGTACGTGTTATGTAGTTGTTGCCCAGTCGTAAATGCCAGTAGGTATTTTATTCTACACAACTCGTGCTACTTACACGCTCTACCTCGTGCGTTGGAGCTGGCTTGCTTTAGTAGTAGTTAGCAAGATCCATTGGACAAGGATCTGCTGCTTGTTGTTGAGGCAACATATTGCATCTTACCAACGTGGGCATCTCATAATAAAGCCATGTAATGATCAACTTGAACAACGCGCCCTAACTACTTTAATAACAGTCACCGGTATTGAGCATCTTTGGAGCACCATTTTTTCTTATTAAATAATTTTCTGGGCGGATGCTATACACTTGGGTCATTATATCATATGATTTATAACAGTAAAACAAGAAGTAGTTCAAAATTATGTTTCTGTTTTCAAGTGACTGTTTTTCTGTACAATACTTCTCATATACAGTGATCAGCTGATCATCTAAAAGGCAGATGCCAAAGGGGCTCAGTTGGTACATCTATCTACAAGCTGAGAGTGTTGAGAAGAGAAACTCTGCTTTGGATCAATTTTTTTAACAAAGTCCCAAATCTACCCTCTAGATAAACAATGTCCAACTCCAAGGCTTTAGGCTTGTAATTGATCCACTTCACATAGAACTCTTCTCTTTAGGAATGTCTTGTGGATGAAAGGCCACTTGCTAGAACTTTGTTGCAATCTGCTTTGACAGGAAATGTGACGAGGCCTCGAGAATTGACACAGCAATATCTCTAGCTTCACCCAACAGCTTGACCACCCTGCAGCTCTCCTGGTTAGCTGAAGTAGACTTATTGTTAATCTTCTTGAACCTCCTGCAGCTCTCTGCATCTTCTTTGCAAAGCAGATTTAGGATCGAAACTGAATCTTGGCTTCAACTGCTGTAATGTCTCCCCTTTTGATAATCAATTGCACCTCCTGAATGCTGGTCCTTGCTCTCTTGCATGGCACTGAAGAGATCAAGCAACAGGAGAGAGTGCTCAAGCTCGTCCTCCACTGCTTTCGTCTGCTTTGGTTGGCACAGGCTGACTTGGTTGCTAGTCAAGCACATGATCTCCTAAGTGTTGTTGCACACACTTCCAAGCCTCCTCAAAACATCATGCATTGCTCGAATGGCTATGGGGGATGAAGGCATGGTTTCGTTAATGATCTGCAACTGATCCTCAATGCTGGTTTCGTTGGAGCAAGGGCTGGAAGGCGCACTTGCAGATCTTATATGGGAAGCCATGGTTGGAGCGAAAAATGCAGCTCTCTCTTCTTTGTAGAGGAAGGGAGAGGAATGCTGATCTGATGGTGTCTATTCTCCTT encodes:
- the LOC136469597 gene encoding uncharacterized protein, with amino-acid sequence MGDREWMYSGFASKSHKWIRGTTKFLEHAFGPAAKGSIRMPCPCSECRNKKKKVKAQVLRDLFKHGFVPNYTRWRHHGEYHPIRDEVVRPVLEEYDGDAGMADFHEARFGEGMDVEEDPEETTKAFYDMMESAQKPLHEKTKLTQLDAVSRLIGLKSQLGISRDGFDLVLSIVGGLLPADHVLPTNTYATQKLLRALKMPYEGIHACPKGCVLFRGDLEEAKTCPKCDASRFVLVEGSDGSMKQSKVPEKVVRHLPFLPRLQRLYMTEESAKQMTWHKNGKRYHPDKMVHPADGDAWKHFDNMNPVKAMEARNVRVALATDGFNPFGMMAAPYTCWPMFVIPLNLPPGVMFEPKNVLLTLIIPGHPSDNMGVFIQPVWDELELAWEEGVLTYDRATKRNFRMHVWYQYSMHDFLAYGLFSGWCVHRKFPCPTCKADVMFTWLAKGGKFSSFDKHRQFLPENHEFRLDVKHFTKGVQVTGPIPQVKSPAAILADIQALEPEETGGFKGYARDHMWTHISGLTRLPYFKDLLLPHNIDVMHIEKNVAEALWATLMDVGKKSKDNVKARLDLEMICDRPNLVMKTPAPSRKWKRGPADYILKRADRKEVLQWIKTLKFPDGYAANLSRGVNLQTMKVLGMKSHDFHIWIERILPAMTRGYLPEHVWRVLAELSFFFLALSTSTAR
- the LOC136469596 gene encoding vegetative cell wall protein gp1-like, whose amino-acid sequence is MLAVGKGKKIKIKKKNVALSARPALPSPKSHPPAPNNPLARRRHPGRPRRRRRRPAGRRRIPPPRPPPPPRPSPPSLPRRRIPSTSSPGRARPPRRPRAPSQAARCPPRAAQPSPAPPPPHAGPSSAARPSPAAPPLPPRSPPPALGHPRGASPPPPALAPPRWAPPGAGRPAQAPHRRCPARSGPGQARRRVQLRRRPRSGRGLAPTRPGAVAAPPRSGVPRSVRRPPSARRPPSARRFAVRWPCVAVLAAPSSPRRPHLAAPSSPRRAVPASPSSRAPLLHAPVTPSVTTR